The Deinococcus wulumuqiensis R12 genome has a window encoding:
- the rpsL gene encoding 30S ribosomal protein S12, whose amino-acid sequence MPTTQQLLRKGRKVLQKKSKVPALKGSPFRRGVCTVVKTTTPKKPNSALRKIARVRLSSGFEVTAYIPGEGHNLQEHSVVLIRGGRVKDLPGVRYHIVRGSLDTQGVKDRNKSRSKYGTKKPKAGAAAAKK is encoded by the coding sequence TTGCCTACCACCCAGCAACTTCTGCGCAAGGGCCGCAAGGTTCTCCAGAAAAAGAGCAAGGTCCCGGCCCTGAAGGGCAGCCCCTTCCGCCGTGGCGTGTGCACCGTCGTGAAGACCACCACCCCCAAGAAGCCCAACTCGGCGCTTCGTAAGATCGCCCGTGTGCGCCTGTCCAGCGGCTTTGAAGTCACCGCGTACATCCCCGGCGAAGGCCACAACCTGCAGGAACACAGCGTCGTGCTCATTCGCGGCGGCCGTGTGAAGGACCTTCCCGGTGTGCGTTACCACATCGTGCGCGGTTCCTTGGACACCCAGGGCGTCAAGGACCGCAACAAGAGCCGCAGCAAGTACGGCACCAAGAAGCCCAAAGCGGGCGCCGCTGCCGCCAAGAAGTAA
- the pgm gene encoding phosphoglucomutase (alpha-D-glucose-1,6-bisphosphate-dependent), with translation MTLSELAGKRAPQSLLTNVPRLVAHYYETRPDPANPAQQVAFGTSGHRGSSLGGTFNEAHILAVSQAVAEYRAGAGIGGPLFMGLDTHALSEAAWSTALRVLVANGVRVHVQPGFFTPTPLVSHAILEHNRAQQGGTADGIVITPSHNPPQDGGFKYNPPSGGPADTDVTAQIQARANELLRDGLRGVKQVTLADALAAATPFDFVTPYVEQLPQVVDLDIIRSSGVRIGVDPLGGSSLPVWEAVEARYGLGLTIVNREIDPRFAFMPVDRDGKIRMDCSSPYAMAGLLEMKGDFDVAIGNDPDADRHGIVTPDGLLNPNHYLAVMIEYLFQHRPGWNAEAGVGKTLVSSAIIDRVAAGLGRRLVEVPVGFKYFVDGLLSGDLGFGGEESAGASFLRMDGRPWSTDKDGLIPGLLAAEMTARTGKTPSERLRDLTACHGETAYSRVDAPANAEQKKVLSNLSPEQVTATTLAGDPITAKLTRAPGNGAAIGGLKVTTEYAWFAARPSGTEDVYKIYGESFRGEEHLAQVFEEARDVVSAALSGG, from the coding sequence ATGACCCTCAGTGAGTTGGCCGGAAAACGCGCGCCTCAGTCCCTGCTGACCAATGTTCCCCGTCTGGTCGCGCACTACTACGAGACGCGCCCTGACCCGGCAAACCCCGCCCAGCAGGTCGCCTTCGGCACCAGCGGGCACCGGGGCAGCAGTCTGGGCGGCACCTTCAACGAGGCGCATATTCTGGCGGTCAGTCAGGCGGTGGCCGAGTACCGCGCCGGAGCGGGCATCGGCGGGCCGCTGTTCATGGGGCTGGACACCCACGCGCTGTCCGAAGCCGCTTGGTCCACCGCGCTGCGGGTGCTGGTGGCGAACGGGGTCCGAGTTCACGTCCAGCCCGGATTCTTTACCCCCACACCTCTGGTCAGCCACGCGATTCTGGAACACAACCGCGCCCAGCAGGGAGGCACGGCGGACGGTATCGTCATCACCCCCAGCCACAACCCCCCGCAGGACGGCGGCTTCAAGTACAACCCCCCCTCGGGCGGCCCCGCCGACACCGACGTGACCGCGCAGATTCAGGCCCGTGCCAACGAGTTGCTGCGTGACGGCTTGCGCGGCGTCAAGCAGGTGACGCTGGCCGACGCTCTCGCCGCCGCCACGCCTTTCGACTTCGTCACGCCCTACGTGGAACAGTTGCCGCAGGTGGTGGACCTGGACATCATCCGGAGCAGCGGTGTTCGCATCGGGGTAGACCCGCTGGGCGGCTCCAGCCTGCCGGTCTGGGAAGCAGTGGAGGCCCGCTACGGCCTGGGCCTGACCATCGTGAACCGCGAAATCGACCCGCGCTTCGCCTTCATGCCGGTGGACCGGGACGGCAAGATTCGCATGGACTGCTCCAGCCCCTACGCGATGGCGGGCCTGCTGGAAATGAAGGGCGACTTCGACGTCGCCATCGGCAACGACCCCGACGCCGACCGCCACGGCATCGTCACCCCCGACGGCCTGCTCAATCCCAACCACTACCTCGCGGTCATGATCGAGTACCTGTTTCAGCACCGCCCCGGCTGGAACGCGGAGGCGGGCGTCGGCAAGACCCTCGTCAGCAGCGCCATCATTGACCGGGTGGCGGCGGGTCTGGGGCGGCGACTGGTGGAGGTGCCGGTGGGCTTCAAGTACTTCGTGGACGGCCTGCTCTCCGGCGACCTCGGCTTCGGCGGCGAGGAGTCGGCGGGCGCGAGCTTCCTGCGGATGGACGGGCGCCCCTGGAGCACCGACAAGGACGGCCTGATTCCCGGCCTGCTCGCCGCCGAGATGACGGCCCGCACCGGCAAGACGCCCTCCGAGCGCCTGCGCGACCTCACCGCCTGCCACGGCGAAACCGCCTACAGCCGGGTGGACGCGCCCGCCAACGCCGAGCAGAAGAAGGTGCTCTCCAACCTCTCGCCCGAGCAGGTCACGGCGACCACGCTGGCGGGCGACCCCATCACGGCCAAGCTGACCCGCGCTCCGGGCAACGGCGCGGCCATCGGCGGTCTCAAGGTCACCACCGAGTACGCCTGGTTCGCCGCCCGGCCCAGCGGCACCGAGGACGTGTACAAAATTTACGGTGAGAGCTTCCGGGGCGAGGAACATCTGGCGCAGGTGTTCGAGGAAGCCCGCGACGTGGTGTCGGCGGCGCTGTCAGGCGGCTGA
- a CDS encoding metallophosphoesterase, which produces MRQVVVIPDLHGRVDLLRAVVDEYPNAHFLSLGDAIDRGPRSMPTVALLLELRAAGRATLLMGNHERMAQEGPRWYRDYLGTHDMGDYRRAMEGYQWWMRAGGDTVRKELGGLTLEQFPALLDEYLHLPDLKRVVYVTADGEIHDEAPGEDRPSVLVSHAAPPVAHQTHPNPLSAALWLRPFEGPFPLPGGVVYSLHGHTPVRQPTRLGRHVYVDLGAYETGRLAVVEIGNPQARPVIRVLHGRGAPELARKYMHFGEAMPAEDVRVGESRPVPPSASPW; this is translated from the coding sequence GTGAGGCAGGTCGTCGTGATTCCCGACCTGCACGGGCGGGTGGACCTGCTGCGGGCGGTGGTGGATGAGTACCCTAACGCCCACTTCCTGAGCCTGGGCGACGCCATCGACCGGGGGCCGCGCAGCATGCCGACGGTCGCGCTGCTGCTCGAACTGCGTGCGGCGGGCCGCGCCACGCTGCTGATGGGCAACCACGAACGCATGGCGCAGGAAGGCCCGCGCTGGTACCGCGATTACCTCGGCACCCACGACATGGGCGACTACCGCCGGGCGATGGAGGGCTACCAGTGGTGGATGCGGGCCGGGGGCGACACGGTGCGCAAGGAACTCGGCGGACTGACGCTCGAGCAGTTCCCTGCCCTCCTCGACGAGTATCTGCACCTGCCCGACCTGAAACGGGTGGTGTACGTGACCGCCGACGGCGAGATTCACGACGAGGCCCCCGGCGAGGACCGCCCCAGCGTGCTGGTGTCGCACGCCGCGCCCCCAGTCGCGCACCAGACGCACCCCAACCCGCTGTCGGCGGCGCTGTGGCTGCGGCCCTTCGAGGGACCGTTCCCGCTGCCGGGCGGCGTGGTCTACAGCCTGCACGGCCACACCCCGGTCCGGCAGCCCACCCGACTGGGGCGGCACGTGTACGTGGACCTCGGCGCCTACGAAACCGGGCGGCTGGCGGTGGTCGAAATCGGCAACCCCCAGGCGCGGCCCGTGATTCGCGTGCTGCACGGGCGCGGCGCTCCCGAACTGGCCCGCAAATACATGCACTTCGGAGAAGCGATGCCCGCCGAGGATGTCCGCGTGGGCGAGTCGCGCCCCGTGCCGCCGAGCGCTTCGCCCTGGTGA
- a CDS encoding UDP-N-acetylmuramoyl-L-alanyl-D-glutamate--2,6-diaminopimelate ligase, giving the protein MRLHDLAAELQLPVPDLHTDAEVTGVTHNAAWVQPGSVFVAIRGAKFDGHSFMAQAQAAGAVAVLGEGLADGQTAPLPYLTVPSARAALADAAAALAGHPSRRLKVVGVTGTDGKTTTSWMTRHLLRSAGLQTGLLSTVGYELPDGELRHFPAHFTTPEAPQVQATLGEMVAVGGQAAVLEASSHALALDRVRGVDWDVAVWTHLSSEHLDFHGTLEHYFADKRKLVERARFAVLNVDDPWTAQLRGVAPGETTYSAENQHADWRAQDIEERHSGLHFRVVSPAGEFSAALPMIGRFNVANALAGMAAAHHLGATPPQLQAGLASFRGVPGRMELVPGERVPGERVPGESASGKGDGPRVVVDFAHTPPSLEKALGTLRATTAGRLWVVIGSAGGPRDPSKRAPLGEVATRLADHAIFTEEDCRDTPLADILNEMERGAGEAGRTNFLSIGDRRQAIRHAVTHAQPGDTVLLAGKGPEDTLERADETLPWNEVEEARAALALRR; this is encoded by the coding sequence ATGCGCCTCCATGACCTCGCCGCCGAACTTCAGTTGCCCGTCCCCGACCTGCACACCGACGCCGAGGTGACGGGCGTGACCCACAACGCCGCGTGGGTGCAGCCCGGCTCCGTGTTCGTGGCGATTCGGGGGGCGAAGTTCGACGGCCACAGCTTCATGGCCCAGGCACAGGCGGCGGGTGCGGTGGCCGTGCTGGGCGAAGGACTGGCAGACGGGCAGACCGCGCCGCTGCCGTACCTGACGGTGCCCAGCGCCCGCGCCGCGCTGGCCGACGCGGCGGCGGCCCTCGCCGGGCACCCCAGCCGCCGCCTGAAGGTGGTCGGCGTGACCGGCACCGACGGCAAGACCACCACCAGCTGGATGACCCGGCACCTGCTGCGCTCGGCGGGCCTCCAGACCGGCCTGCTTTCCACCGTCGGCTATGAACTGCCGGATGGCGAGCTGCGGCATTTTCCCGCGCACTTCACCACACCCGAAGCGCCGCAGGTGCAGGCGACGCTGGGCGAGATGGTCGCGGTGGGCGGGCAGGCGGCGGTGCTGGAAGCGAGCAGCCACGCGCTGGCGCTGGACCGGGTGCGCGGCGTGGACTGGGACGTGGCGGTCTGGACACACCTGTCGAGCGAGCACCTCGATTTTCACGGCACGCTGGAACACTACTTCGCCGACAAGCGCAAACTGGTCGAGCGTGCCAGATTTGCCGTGCTGAACGTGGACGACCCCTGGACCGCGCAGCTGCGGGGCGTCGCGCCGGGCGAAACGACCTACTCCGCCGAGAACCAGCACGCCGACTGGCGGGCGCAGGACATCGAGGAGCGCCACAGCGGGCTGCATTTCCGGGTGGTGTCCCCGGCGGGCGAGTTCAGCGCCGCGCTGCCGATGATTGGCCGCTTCAACGTCGCCAACGCGCTGGCGGGCATGGCGGCGGCCCATCACCTCGGGGCGACGCCGCCGCAGCTTCAGGCGGGCCTCGCTTCTTTCCGGGGCGTGCCGGGCCGCATGGAACTGGTGCCGGGCGAACGGGTGCCGGGCGAACGGGTGCCGGGTGAATCGGCCTCCGGGAAGGGGGACGGCCCCCGCGTCGTCGTGGATTTCGCGCACACGCCGCCGAGTCTGGAAAAGGCCCTCGGCACGCTGCGGGCGACCACCGCCGGGCGGCTGTGGGTGGTCATCGGCTCGGCGGGCGGCCCGCGTGACCCGTCCAAGCGCGCGCCGCTGGGCGAGGTGGCGACGCGGCTGGCCGACCACGCGATTTTTACCGAGGAAGACTGCCGCGACACCCCGCTGGCCGACATCCTGAACGAGATGGAGCGCGGCGCGGGCGAAGCGGGGCGCACCAACTTCCTGAGCATCGGGGACCGGAGGCAGGCCATCCGGCACGCCGTCACGCACGCGCAGCCGGGCGACACCGTGCTGCTGGCGGGTAAGGGACCGGAAGACACGCTGGAACGCGCCGACGAGACGCTGCCCTGGAACGAGGTGGAAGAAGCGCGGGCGGCGCTGGCCCTGCGGCGCTGA
- a CDS encoding FmdB family zinc ribbon protein: MPTYLYKDLNTGEIYELVQSMRDEPYTVHPETGAAVKRVLARPAIAFKGSGFYVTDSRPAGKSGGEGGGGE, translated from the coding sequence ATGCCCACTTACCTCTACAAAGACCTGAACACCGGCGAAATCTACGAACTCGTGCAGAGCATGCGCGACGAACCCTACACCGTTCACCCCGAGACCGGCGCGGCGGTCAAGCGCGTGCTGGCGCGGCCCGCCATCGCCTTCAAGGGCAGCGGCTTTTACGTGACCGACTCGCGCCCGGCCGGGAAGTCGGGCGGCGAAGGCGGCGGCGGCGAGTGA
- a CDS encoding deoxynucleoside kinase, with protein sequence MYVVVEGPIGVGKTSLAQRLARRTGAELNLEVVEENPFLADFYKQPGMFGFQVQAFFLLSRFKQLSHLWQPGLYRPEVVSDYLFDKDFIFAAMNLRDAEFDLYQDLYRHLSPRLPTPDLVVYLRADTPELLRRIAKRGRPYEQEMKPEYLAELTARYDDYFRTYAHPHLIIEAEGYDFVTNEADERAIFAQIDAALAAAPTRKP encoded by the coding sequence ATGTATGTCGTCGTGGAAGGGCCTATCGGAGTGGGCAAAACGAGCCTCGCGCAGCGGCTGGCGCGGCGCACGGGCGCCGAACTGAATCTGGAAGTCGTGGAGGAAAATCCTTTTCTGGCCGACTTCTACAAGCAGCCGGGAATGTTCGGGTTTCAGGTGCAGGCGTTTTTTCTGCTCTCGCGCTTCAAGCAGCTCTCGCACCTGTGGCAGCCGGGGCTGTACCGCCCGGAGGTGGTCAGCGACTACCTGTTCGACAAGGACTTCATCTTCGCGGCGATGAACCTGCGCGACGCCGAATTCGACCTGTATCAGGACCTCTACCGCCACCTCTCGCCCCGGCTGCCCACGCCCGACCTGGTGGTGTACCTGCGGGCCGACACGCCCGAGCTGCTGCGCCGCATCGCCAAGCGGGGGCGGCCCTACGAGCAGGAGATGAAGCCCGAGTACCTCGCCGAGCTGACCGCCCGCTACGACGACTATTTCCGCACCTACGCCCACCCGCACCTCATCATCGAGGCCGAAGGGTACGACTTCGTGACGAACGAGGCCGACGAAAGGGCGATTTTTGCCCAGATCGACGCGGCGCTGGCGGCTGCGCCTACCAGGAAGCCCTGA
- the glmS gene encoding glutamine--fructose-6-phosphate transaminase (isomerizing), with product MCGIVGYIGSRAAQDVLLSGLSKLEYRGYDSAGVAVGDGACINVRKKAGKLANLAGDLEAAPLGGTFGIGHTRWATHGLPNDTNSHPHTTEDGKIVLVHNGIIENYLTLKEGLLSRGHTFKSDTDSEVVAHLIEEAYAGNLEEAVRAALAQVRGAYALVVTHVDHREIVAARTVSPLVMGVGEGEMFLASDVPALLAYTRRMVFLMDGDMVILSDDGYRITDLQGNLVQRDVDLIEWDAEAAEKGGYDTYMLKEIYEQPQALTNTLLGRLRDEKGEVDLDIDLDPRSFKRISIVACGTAYYAGLVGEYLIEQLARIPVEVDVASEYRYRNPLVGENTLAIAVSQSGETIDTLEAMREAKKGGAQTLGVINAKGSSMTRELDSTLYIHAGPEIGVASTKAYTSMVSAFLMLALWLGRTRGTLSDKEGAELLHAARELPRLVEEALKPERVARIKEVAEKYAHASDYLFLGRGVNSPTAFEGALKLKEISYIHAEAYAAGEMKHGPIALIDEKLPVAVIATESRLLEKTISNVQEVRARAGKVILFLSDGDEENAQHGDDVVYLPRAHEMVSPVVNAVAMQLLAYFTASALGKDVDKPRNLAKSVTVE from the coding sequence ATGTGCGGAATCGTCGGTTATATCGGCAGTCGGGCAGCGCAGGACGTGCTGCTGAGTGGTCTTTCCAAGCTCGAATACCGTGGCTACGACAGCGCGGGCGTGGCCGTGGGCGACGGAGCCTGCATCAACGTCCGCAAGAAGGCGGGCAAGCTCGCCAACCTCGCCGGTGATCTGGAAGCGGCGCCCCTGGGCGGCACCTTCGGCATCGGGCACACCCGCTGGGCCACCCACGGCCTGCCCAACGACACGAACAGCCATCCCCACACCACCGAAGACGGCAAGATCGTGCTCGTTCACAACGGCATCATCGAGAACTACCTGACGCTCAAGGAAGGGCTGCTCTCACGGGGTCACACCTTCAAGAGCGACACCGACAGCGAGGTGGTCGCCCACCTGATCGAGGAAGCCTACGCGGGTAACCTGGAAGAGGCCGTCCGCGCCGCTCTGGCGCAGGTGCGCGGGGCCTACGCGCTGGTCGTGACGCACGTGGACCACCGCGAAATCGTGGCCGCCCGCACCGTGTCCCCGCTGGTGATGGGCGTGGGCGAGGGCGAAATGTTCCTGGCGTCCGACGTGCCCGCGCTGCTCGCCTACACCCGCCGCATGGTGTTCCTGATGGACGGCGACATGGTGATTCTCAGCGACGACGGCTACCGCATCACCGACCTGCAGGGCAACCTCGTGCAGCGCGACGTGGACCTGATCGAGTGGGACGCCGAGGCCGCCGAAAAGGGCGGGTACGACACCTACATGCTCAAGGAAATCTACGAGCAGCCCCAGGCACTGACCAACACCCTGCTGGGCCGCTTGCGCGACGAAAAGGGTGAGGTGGACCTCGACATCGACCTCGACCCCCGCTCCTTCAAGCGCATCAGCATCGTGGCCTGCGGCACCGCCTACTACGCGGGGCTGGTCGGGGAGTACCTGATCGAACAACTCGCCCGCATTCCCGTCGAGGTGGACGTGGCGAGCGAGTACCGCTACCGCAACCCGCTGGTGGGCGAAAACACCCTGGCGATTGCGGTCAGCCAGTCGGGGGAAACCATCGACACCCTCGAAGCCATGCGCGAAGCCAAGAAAGGCGGAGCGCAGACCCTGGGTGTCATCAACGCCAAGGGCAGCTCCATGACCCGCGAACTCGACAGCACGCTCTACATCCACGCCGGGCCGGAAATCGGCGTGGCGAGCACCAAGGCGTATACCAGCATGGTGAGTGCTTTCCTGATGCTGGCGCTGTGGCTGGGCCGCACACGCGGCACGCTGAGCGACAAGGAAGGCGCCGAGCTGCTGCACGCCGCCCGCGAACTGCCCCGTCTGGTCGAGGAAGCCCTGAAACCCGAGCGGGTCGCCCGCATCAAGGAAGTCGCCGAGAAGTACGCCCACGCCAGCGACTACCTGTTCCTGGGGCGCGGCGTGAACAGCCCCACCGCTTTCGAGGGCGCGCTGAAGCTCAAGGAAATCAGCTATATCCACGCCGAAGCCTACGCAGCGGGCGAAATGAAGCACGGCCCCATCGCCCTGATCGACGAGAAGCTGCCGGTGGCCGTGATCGCCACCGAGTCCCGCCTGCTCGAAAAGACCATCAGCAACGTGCAGGAAGTGCGTGCCCGCGCGGGCAAGGTCATCCTGTTCCTCAGCGACGGCGACGAGGAGAACGCGCAGCACGGCGACGACGTGGTGTACCTGCCCCGCGCCCACGAAATGGTCAGCCCGGTCGTCAATGCCGTCGCCATGCAGCTGCTGGCCTACTTCACGGCAAGCGCCCTGGGCAAGGACGTGGACAAGCCCCGCAACCTCGCCAAATCGGTGACGGTGGAATAA
- a CDS encoding nicotinate phosphoribosyltransferase: MTTPLSDFNLILDTDSYKSSHFLQYPPGTTRLFSYLESRGGRYPVTRFFGLQYILDRYLTRRITREDVDEARAVIEAHGEPFPYEGWLRVVDVHGGKLPLELRAVPEGTLVPIHNVLMSCTNTDPELPWLPGWFETMLMRVWYPTTVCTQSWHIREIIRQALEDTSDHAAEELPFKLHDFGSRGVSSRESAGIGGLAHLVNFQGSDTLEALRVGRNHYGAELAGFSIPAAEHSTITSWGKEHEVDAYRNMVRNFGRPGGIFAVVSDSYDLKYAINVHWGETLRQEVEESGATLVVRPDSGDPPAMVRMAVNALAAKYGTTLNSKGFKVLRHVRVIQGDGIDEQTIRQILQNLNVDGFSAENVTFGMGGALLQKVDRDTQRFAYKASAGLIDGAYRGIYKDPVTDPGKRSKDGVLDLVEENGRMVTKAYRTFDTEFPGSLMRVVYRDGELLVRDTLEEIRARG; this comes from the coding sequence ATGACCACCCCGCTTTCGGACTTCAACCTGATTCTGGACACCGACTCGTACAAGTCGAGCCACTTTCTCCAGTACCCGCCCGGCACCACCCGGCTGTTTTCCTACCTCGAATCGCGCGGGGGGCGCTATCCGGTCACGCGCTTTTTCGGGTTGCAGTACATCCTCGACCGCTACCTGACCCGCCGCATTACCCGCGAGGACGTGGACGAAGCCCGCGCCGTCATCGAGGCGCACGGCGAGCCGTTTCCGTATGAAGGCTGGCTGCGCGTGGTGGACGTTCACGGCGGCAAGCTCCCCCTGGAACTCCGCGCGGTGCCCGAAGGCACGCTGGTTCCCATCCACAACGTCCTGATGAGCTGCACCAACACCGACCCCGAGCTGCCCTGGCTGCCCGGCTGGTTCGAGACGATGCTGATGCGGGTGTGGTACCCCACCACCGTCTGCACCCAGAGCTGGCACATCCGCGAAATTATCCGGCAGGCGCTCGAAGACACCTCCGACCACGCCGCCGAGGAGTTGCCCTTCAAGCTCCACGACTTCGGCTCACGCGGCGTGAGCAGCCGCGAAAGCGCGGGCATCGGGGGGCTGGCGCACCTCGTCAACTTTCAGGGCAGCGACACGCTGGAGGCCCTGCGGGTGGGCCGCAACCACTACGGCGCCGAACTGGCGGGCTTTTCCATCCCTGCCGCCGAGCACTCCACCATCACCAGCTGGGGCAAGGAGCATGAGGTGGACGCCTACCGCAACATGGTCCGCAACTTCGGCAGACCGGGCGGGATTTTTGCCGTCGTGTCCGACAGTTACGACCTGAAGTACGCCATCAACGTCCACTGGGGCGAAACGCTGCGCCAGGAAGTCGAGGAGAGCGGCGCCACACTGGTCGTGCGGCCCGACAGTGGCGACCCCCCCGCGATGGTCCGCATGGCGGTGAACGCGCTCGCTGCCAAGTACGGCACCACCCTGAACAGCAAGGGCTTCAAGGTGCTCCGGCACGTCCGGGTGATTCAGGGCGACGGCATCGACGAACAGACCATCCGCCAGATTCTGCAGAACCTGAACGTGGACGGCTTTTCCGCCGAAAACGTCACCTTCGGCATGGGCGGGGCGCTGCTGCAAAAGGTGGACCGCGACACCCAACGCTTCGCGTACAAAGCGAGCGCGGGCCTGATCGACGGCGCGTACCGGGGCATCTACAAAGACCCCGTGACCGACCCCGGCAAGCGCAGCAAGGACGGCGTGCTCGATTTGGTCGAGGAAAACGGGCGGATGGTCACGAAGGCTTACCGCACCTTCGACACCGAGTTCCCCGGCTCGCTGATGCGGGTGGTCTACCGGGACGGCGAGTTGCTGGTGCGCGACACGCTGGAGGAGATTCGGGCAAGAGGCTGA
- a CDS encoding deoxynucleoside kinase encodes MYVAVSGNIGSGKSTLTRMLSERYGLRPVYEPYAENPYLEDFYRDMRQYSFHSQVYFLSRRLEQHLGTVTGARYVIQDRTVFEDAGIFARNLYESGQMQERDWQTYRGLYQGVLPALRVPDLLIHIEAGLPTLKSRIALRGRDYEQSIPDEYLAGLNRLYAEWIAAFDLCPVVRVDGDRLDFVHDPQAFEWVCGRVQAHGYGLPLLR; translated from the coding sequence ATGTACGTGGCGGTGTCCGGCAACATCGGCAGCGGCAAAAGCACCCTGACGCGGATGCTCTCGGAGCGTTACGGCCTGCGCCCGGTGTACGAGCCGTACGCGGAAAACCCGTATCTGGAGGACTTTTACCGCGACATGCGGCAGTACTCCTTTCACTCGCAGGTGTACTTTCTGTCGCGGCGGCTGGAACAGCACCTCGGCACGGTCACGGGGGCGCGGTACGTGATTCAGGACCGCACGGTGTTCGAGGACGCCGGCATTTTCGCCCGCAACCTCTACGAATCGGGCCAGATGCAGGAGCGCGACTGGCAGACCTACCGGGGCCTGTATCAGGGCGTGCTGCCCGCGCTGCGCGTGCCGGACCTGCTGATTCACATCGAGGCCGGGCTGCCCACCCTCAAGTCCCGCATCGCCCTGCGCGGGCGCGACTACGAGCAGAGCATTCCCGACGAGTATCTGGCGGGCCTGAACCGCCTGTACGCCGAGTGGATTGCCGCCTTCGACCTGTGCCCGGTGGTGCGGGTGGACGGGGACCGGCTGGATTTCGTCCACGACCCGCAGGCCTTCGAGTGGGTGTGCGGGCGGGTGCAGGCGCACGGCTACGGGCTGCCGCTGCTGCGCTGA
- a CDS encoding S1C family serine protease, with the protein MKPLRAAALTLLLLGAAAGAYLAGRVSAQQALVTPDEINTVEVVQAALPAVVRIDVRLRKEALQPGDDPVEVGTGFFYKRDLIVTNYHVVQDQEAITVTLSNGRQATARIEATDPGIDIALLRVQGATAPGTLAFGDSARLVPGQKLLVIGTPLRFSNFVSTGIFSVLASARDVPRTDTIAQEVGQYLATTASIQQGNSGGPVLDSRGAVVGVAAANAAPNLAVAGLIGLALPGDLVAQSVDDLEKTGAPQRGTLGATLVDLDTLDPALREFAGLTSAEGALVDEVAAGSAAAVADLRGSLRNARGQLLAPLGDVIVAVDGQGVRNSFDVTRLVAAKRPGETVTLTLWRDRQQVKVPVTLLKRTVE; encoded by the coding sequence GTGAAGCCCCTTCGCGCCGCCGCCCTGACCCTGTTGCTGCTCGGCGCGGCGGCGGGCGCGTATCTGGCCGGGCGCGTCTCGGCGCAGCAGGCACTCGTCACGCCCGACGAGATCAACACCGTGGAGGTGGTGCAGGCGGCGCTGCCCGCCGTGGTGCGCATCGACGTGCGGCTGCGCAAGGAAGCCCTGCAACCCGGCGACGACCCGGTAGAAGTCGGCACCGGATTCTTTTACAAACGTGACCTGATCGTGACCAACTACCACGTCGTGCAGGACCAGGAAGCGATCACGGTCACGCTGTCCAACGGTCGGCAGGCCACCGCCCGCATCGAGGCCACCGACCCCGGCATCGACATCGCGCTGCTGCGGGTGCAGGGAGCCACGGCGCCGGGCACGCTGGCCTTCGGGGACAGTGCGCGGCTGGTGCCGGGGCAGAAACTGCTGGTGATCGGCACCCCGCTGCGCTTTTCGAACTTCGTGAGCACGGGGATTTTCAGTGTCCTCGCCAGCGCCCGTGACGTGCCGCGCACCGACACCATCGCCCAGGAGGTCGGGCAGTACCTCGCCACCACCGCCAGCATTCAGCAGGGCAACTCCGGCGGCCCGGTGCTCGACTCGCGCGGCGCGGTGGTCGGGGTGGCGGCGGCCAACGCCGCACCGAACCTGGCGGTGGCGGGGCTGATCGGGCTGGCCCTGCCGGGCGACCTGGTGGCGCAGAGCGTGGACGACCTGGAAAAGACCGGCGCCCCGCAGCGCGGCACCCTGGGCGCCACCCTGGTGGACCTCGATACCCTCGACCCCGCGCTGCGCGAATTTGCGGGCCTGACCAGCGCCGAGGGCGCCCTGGTGGACGAGGTGGCTGCCGGAAGCGCCGCCGCCGTCGCCGACCTGCGCGGCTCGCTGCGCAACGCCAGGGGACAGCTCCTCGCGCCGCTGGGCGACGTGATCGTGGCGGTGGACGGTCAGGGCGTGCGCAACTCCTTCGACGTGACCCGGCTGGTGGCCGCCAAGCGCCCCGGTGAGACCGTCACCCTCACCCTGTGGCGCGACCGCCAGCAGGTCAAGGTTCCGGTGACGCTGCTCAAGCGCACGGTGGAGTAA